The following proteins are encoded in a genomic region of Magnolia sinica isolate HGM2019 chromosome 1, MsV1, whole genome shotgun sequence:
- the LOC131231194 gene encoding uncharacterized protein LOC131231194 isoform X2 encodes MYPMKAIRLWQSLSRSSTFSSDGAIHGVKMRLLQFMGILCTVMFYIVYRTTKCQYQHAKMEARLHPFDSVMVNPESHFQMEARLHPFDPFFGPFALLQESHETSVKVDHLPRGIVEASSDMELKPLWLTRGAKLKDSDQIHQNLLAIPAGIKQKQNVDAIVQKFFSENFTVILFHYDGNVDGWHDFHWSNKALHIVARNQTKWWFAKRFLHPDVVSTYDYIFIWDEDLGVENFHPGRYLKIMQSEGLEISQPALDPNSSEIHHSITLRKKRRKVHRRIYDKRGSVRCSEASQEPPCTGWVEGMAPVFSRAAWRCAWHLIQNDLIHGWGMDMKLGYCAQGDRRKKVGVIDSEFIFHQGIQTLGGSSGKKASKVIQPSVDTAQRLRRPALDLRSEIRKQSASELGIFQKRWDRAASEDKDWVDPFRGRTKGSQSQTHNLL; translated from the exons ATGTATCCGATGAAGGCCATAAGATTGTGGCAATCACTGTCAAGAAGCAGCACATTCTCATCGGATGGG GCAATCCATGGCGTTAAGATGAGATTGCTGCAGTTCATGGGAATTTTATGTACAGTCATGTTTTACATTGTATATAGGACCACAAAATGTCAGTATCAGCATGCAAAG atgGAAGCGAGATTACATCCCTTTGACTCAGTAATGGTGAACCCTGAATCTCATTTTCAGATGGAAGCGAGATTGCATCCCTTTGATCCT TTTTTTGGCCCATTTGCTCTGCTTCAGGAATCTCATGAAACTTCTGTTAAGGTGGATCATTTACCTCGTGGAATAGTTGAAGCAAGTTCTGATATGGAATTAAAGCCTCTATGGTTGACAAGGGGTGCAAAGTTAAAG GATAGTGACCAGATTCATCAGAACCTATTGGCAATTCCTGCTGGtattaaacaaaaacaaaatgtgGATGCCATTGTTCAGAAG TTTTTTTCAGAGAATTTTACAGTTATTCTCTTCCACTACGATGGTAATGTGGATGGTTGGCATGATTTCCACTGGAGTAACAAGGCATTACATATAGTTGCTCGTAACCAAACCAAATG GTGGTTTGCAAAGCGTTTTCTACATCCAGATGTTGTATCTACTTATGATTATATATTCATTTGGGATGAAgatttgggagtagagaatttcCACCCAGGAAG GTACTTGAAAATTATGCAATCAGAAGGATTGGAGATATCTCAACCAGCTTTAGACCCAAATTCatcagaaatacatcacagtatCACTCTCCGCAAGAAGAGGAGGAAGGTTCATAG AAGAATCTATGATAAGCGAGGGAGTGTAAGATGTTCAGAAGCCAGTCAGGAACCCCCATGCACAGG ATGGGTGGAGGGGATGGCACCAGTATTTTCAAGAGCTGCTTGGCGGTGTGCCTGGCATCTTATTCAG AATGATCTCATACATGGATGGGGAATGGATATGAAACTTGGTTATTGCGCTCAG GGTGACCGGAGAAAGAAGGTGGGCGTCATTGATAGTGAATTTATCTTCCATCAAGGAATACAGACTTTGGGTGGATCATCAGGAAAAAAG GCATCCAAAGTCATACAGCCTTCTGTAGACACTGCACAG AGACTACGCAGGCCAGCACTCGACTTGCGCTCAGAG ATCCGGAAGCAGTCGGCATCTGAGCTGGGGATTTTCCAGAAGCGGTGGGACCGGGCTGCCAGTGAAGACAAGGACTGGGTCGATCCGTTCCGAGGCCGCACCAAAGGAAGTCAAAGCCAGACGCACAACCTTCTCTGA
- the LOC131231194 gene encoding uncharacterized protein LOC131231194 isoform X4 — MYPMKAIRLWQSLSRSSTFSSDGQRMQAIHGVKMRLLQFMGILCTVMFYIVYRTTKCQYQHAKMEARLHPFDSVMVNPESHFQMEARLHPFDPESHETSVKVDHLPRGIVEASSDMELKPLWLTRGAKLKDSDQIHQNLLAIPAGIKQKQNVDAIVQKFFSENFTVILFHYDGNVDGWHDFHWSNKALHIVARNQTKWWFAKRFLHPDVVSTYDYIFIWDEDLGVENFHPGRYLKIMQSEGLEISQPALDPNSSEIHHSITLRKKRRKVHRRIYDKRGSVRCSEASQEPPCTGWVEGMAPVFSRAAWRCAWHLIQNDLIHGWGMDMKLGYCAQGDRRKKVGVIDSEFIFHQGIQTLGGSSGKKASKVIQPSVDTAQRLRRPALDLRSEIRKQSASELGIFQKRWDRAASEDKDWVDPFRGRTKGSQSQTHNLL; from the exons ATGTATCCGATGAAGGCCATAAGATTGTGGCAATCACTGTCAAGAAGCAGCACATTCTCATCGGATGGG CAAAGAATGCAGGCAATCCATGGCGTTAAGATGAGATTGCTGCAGTTCATGGGAATTTTATGTACAGTCATGTTTTACATTGTATATAGGACCACAAAATGTCAGTATCAGCATGCAAAG atgGAAGCGAGATTACATCCCTTTGACTCAGTAATGGTGAACCCTGAATCTCATTTTCAGATGGAAGCGAGATTGCATCCCTTTGATCCT GAATCTCATGAAACTTCTGTTAAGGTGGATCATTTACCTCGTGGAATAGTTGAAGCAAGTTCTGATATGGAATTAAAGCCTCTATGGTTGACAAGGGGTGCAAAGTTAAAG GATAGTGACCAGATTCATCAGAACCTATTGGCAATTCCTGCTGGtattaaacaaaaacaaaatgtgGATGCCATTGTTCAGAAG TTTTTTTCAGAGAATTTTACAGTTATTCTCTTCCACTACGATGGTAATGTGGATGGTTGGCATGATTTCCACTGGAGTAACAAGGCATTACATATAGTTGCTCGTAACCAAACCAAATG GTGGTTTGCAAAGCGTTTTCTACATCCAGATGTTGTATCTACTTATGATTATATATTCATTTGGGATGAAgatttgggagtagagaatttcCACCCAGGAAG GTACTTGAAAATTATGCAATCAGAAGGATTGGAGATATCTCAACCAGCTTTAGACCCAAATTCatcagaaatacatcacagtatCACTCTCCGCAAGAAGAGGAGGAAGGTTCATAG AAGAATCTATGATAAGCGAGGGAGTGTAAGATGTTCAGAAGCCAGTCAGGAACCCCCATGCACAGG ATGGGTGGAGGGGATGGCACCAGTATTTTCAAGAGCTGCTTGGCGGTGTGCCTGGCATCTTATTCAG AATGATCTCATACATGGATGGGGAATGGATATGAAACTTGGTTATTGCGCTCAG GGTGACCGGAGAAAGAAGGTGGGCGTCATTGATAGTGAATTTATCTTCCATCAAGGAATACAGACTTTGGGTGGATCATCAGGAAAAAAG GCATCCAAAGTCATACAGCCTTCTGTAGACACTGCACAG AGACTACGCAGGCCAGCACTCGACTTGCGCTCAGAG ATCCGGAAGCAGTCGGCATCTGAGCTGGGGATTTTCCAGAAGCGGTGGGACCGGGCTGCCAGTGAAGACAAGGACTGGGTCGATCCGTTCCGAGGCCGCACCAAAGGAAGTCAAAGCCAGACGCACAACCTTCTCTGA
- the LOC131231194 gene encoding uncharacterized protein LOC131231194 isoform X1 encodes MYPMKAIRLWQSLSRSSTFSSDGQRMQAIHGVKMRLLQFMGILCTVMFYIVYRTTKCQYQHAKMEARLHPFDSVMVNPESHFQMEARLHPFDPFFGPFALLQESHETSVKVDHLPRGIVEASSDMELKPLWLTRGAKLKDSDQIHQNLLAIPAGIKQKQNVDAIVQKFFSENFTVILFHYDGNVDGWHDFHWSNKALHIVARNQTKWWFAKRFLHPDVVSTYDYIFIWDEDLGVENFHPGRYLKIMQSEGLEISQPALDPNSSEIHHSITLRKKRRKVHRRIYDKRGSVRCSEASQEPPCTGWVEGMAPVFSRAAWRCAWHLIQNDLIHGWGMDMKLGYCAQGDRRKKVGVIDSEFIFHQGIQTLGGSSGKKASKVIQPSVDTAQRLRRPALDLRSEIRKQSASELGIFQKRWDRAASEDKDWVDPFRGRTKGSQSQTHNLL; translated from the exons ATGTATCCGATGAAGGCCATAAGATTGTGGCAATCACTGTCAAGAAGCAGCACATTCTCATCGGATGGG CAAAGAATGCAGGCAATCCATGGCGTTAAGATGAGATTGCTGCAGTTCATGGGAATTTTATGTACAGTCATGTTTTACATTGTATATAGGACCACAAAATGTCAGTATCAGCATGCAAAG atgGAAGCGAGATTACATCCCTTTGACTCAGTAATGGTGAACCCTGAATCTCATTTTCAGATGGAAGCGAGATTGCATCCCTTTGATCCT TTTTTTGGCCCATTTGCTCTGCTTCAGGAATCTCATGAAACTTCTGTTAAGGTGGATCATTTACCTCGTGGAATAGTTGAAGCAAGTTCTGATATGGAATTAAAGCCTCTATGGTTGACAAGGGGTGCAAAGTTAAAG GATAGTGACCAGATTCATCAGAACCTATTGGCAATTCCTGCTGGtattaaacaaaaacaaaatgtgGATGCCATTGTTCAGAAG TTTTTTTCAGAGAATTTTACAGTTATTCTCTTCCACTACGATGGTAATGTGGATGGTTGGCATGATTTCCACTGGAGTAACAAGGCATTACATATAGTTGCTCGTAACCAAACCAAATG GTGGTTTGCAAAGCGTTTTCTACATCCAGATGTTGTATCTACTTATGATTATATATTCATTTGGGATGAAgatttgggagtagagaatttcCACCCAGGAAG GTACTTGAAAATTATGCAATCAGAAGGATTGGAGATATCTCAACCAGCTTTAGACCCAAATTCatcagaaatacatcacagtatCACTCTCCGCAAGAAGAGGAGGAAGGTTCATAG AAGAATCTATGATAAGCGAGGGAGTGTAAGATGTTCAGAAGCCAGTCAGGAACCCCCATGCACAGG ATGGGTGGAGGGGATGGCACCAGTATTTTCAAGAGCTGCTTGGCGGTGTGCCTGGCATCTTATTCAG AATGATCTCATACATGGATGGGGAATGGATATGAAACTTGGTTATTGCGCTCAG GGTGACCGGAGAAAGAAGGTGGGCGTCATTGATAGTGAATTTATCTTCCATCAAGGAATACAGACTTTGGGTGGATCATCAGGAAAAAAG GCATCCAAAGTCATACAGCCTTCTGTAGACACTGCACAG AGACTACGCAGGCCAGCACTCGACTTGCGCTCAGAG ATCCGGAAGCAGTCGGCATCTGAGCTGGGGATTTTCCAGAAGCGGTGGGACCGGGCTGCCAGTGAAGACAAGGACTGGGTCGATCCGTTCCGAGGCCGCACCAAAGGAAGTCAAAGCCAGACGCACAACCTTCTCTGA
- the LOC131231194 gene encoding uncharacterized protein LOC131231194 isoform X3 encodes MYPMKAIRLWQSLSRSSTFSSDGQRMQAIHGVKMRLLQFMGILCTVMFYIVYRTTKCQYQHAKMEARLHPFDSVMVNPESHFQMEARLHPFDPVTESHETSVKVDHLPRGIVEASSDMELKPLWLTRGAKLKDSDQIHQNLLAIPAGIKQKQNVDAIVQKFFSENFTVILFHYDGNVDGWHDFHWSNKALHIVARNQTKWWFAKRFLHPDVVSTYDYIFIWDEDLGVENFHPGRYLKIMQSEGLEISQPALDPNSSEIHHSITLRKKRRKVHRRIYDKRGSVRCSEASQEPPCTGWVEGMAPVFSRAAWRCAWHLIQNDLIHGWGMDMKLGYCAQGDRRKKVGVIDSEFIFHQGIQTLGGSSGKKASKVIQPSVDTAQRLRRPALDLRSEIRKQSASELGIFQKRWDRAASEDKDWVDPFRGRTKGSQSQTHNLL; translated from the exons ATGTATCCGATGAAGGCCATAAGATTGTGGCAATCACTGTCAAGAAGCAGCACATTCTCATCGGATGGG CAAAGAATGCAGGCAATCCATGGCGTTAAGATGAGATTGCTGCAGTTCATGGGAATTTTATGTACAGTCATGTTTTACATTGTATATAGGACCACAAAATGTCAGTATCAGCATGCAAAG atgGAAGCGAGATTACATCCCTTTGACTCAGTAATGGTGAACCCTGAATCTCATTTTCAGATGGAAGCGAGATTGCATCCCTTTGATCCTGTAACG GAATCTCATGAAACTTCTGTTAAGGTGGATCATTTACCTCGTGGAATAGTTGAAGCAAGTTCTGATATGGAATTAAAGCCTCTATGGTTGACAAGGGGTGCAAAGTTAAAG GATAGTGACCAGATTCATCAGAACCTATTGGCAATTCCTGCTGGtattaaacaaaaacaaaatgtgGATGCCATTGTTCAGAAG TTTTTTTCAGAGAATTTTACAGTTATTCTCTTCCACTACGATGGTAATGTGGATGGTTGGCATGATTTCCACTGGAGTAACAAGGCATTACATATAGTTGCTCGTAACCAAACCAAATG GTGGTTTGCAAAGCGTTTTCTACATCCAGATGTTGTATCTACTTATGATTATATATTCATTTGGGATGAAgatttgggagtagagaatttcCACCCAGGAAG GTACTTGAAAATTATGCAATCAGAAGGATTGGAGATATCTCAACCAGCTTTAGACCCAAATTCatcagaaatacatcacagtatCACTCTCCGCAAGAAGAGGAGGAAGGTTCATAG AAGAATCTATGATAAGCGAGGGAGTGTAAGATGTTCAGAAGCCAGTCAGGAACCCCCATGCACAGG ATGGGTGGAGGGGATGGCACCAGTATTTTCAAGAGCTGCTTGGCGGTGTGCCTGGCATCTTATTCAG AATGATCTCATACATGGATGGGGAATGGATATGAAACTTGGTTATTGCGCTCAG GGTGACCGGAGAAAGAAGGTGGGCGTCATTGATAGTGAATTTATCTTCCATCAAGGAATACAGACTTTGGGTGGATCATCAGGAAAAAAG GCATCCAAAGTCATACAGCCTTCTGTAGACACTGCACAG AGACTACGCAGGCCAGCACTCGACTTGCGCTCAGAG ATCCGGAAGCAGTCGGCATCTGAGCTGGGGATTTTCCAGAAGCGGTGGGACCGGGCTGCCAGTGAAGACAAGGACTGGGTCGATCCGTTCCGAGGCCGCACCAAAGGAAGTCAAAGCCAGACGCACAACCTTCTCTGA
- the LOC131231194 gene encoding uncharacterized protein LOC131231194 isoform X6, protein MYPMKAIRLWQSLSRSSTFSSDGQRMQAIHGVKMRLLQFMGILCTVMFYIVYRTTKCQYQHAKMEARLHPFDSVMVNPESHFQMEARLHPFDPFFGPFALLQESHETSVKVDHLPRGIVEASSDMELKPLWLTRGAKLKDSDQIHQNLLAIPAGIKQKQNVDAIVQKFFSENFTVILFHYDGNVDGWHDFHWSNKALHIVARNQTKWWFAKRFLHPDVVSTYDYIFIWDEDLGVENFHPGRYLKIMQSEGLEISQPALDPNSSEIHHSITLRKKRRKVHRRIYDKRGSVRCSEASQEPPCTGWVEGMAPVFSRAAWRCAWHLIQNDLIHGWGMDMKLGYCAQGDRRKKVGVIDSEFIFHQGIQTLGGSSGKKASKVIQPSVDTAQRLRRPALDLRSEQQIEGTQST, encoded by the exons ATGTATCCGATGAAGGCCATAAGATTGTGGCAATCACTGTCAAGAAGCAGCACATTCTCATCGGATGGG CAAAGAATGCAGGCAATCCATGGCGTTAAGATGAGATTGCTGCAGTTCATGGGAATTTTATGTACAGTCATGTTTTACATTGTATATAGGACCACAAAATGTCAGTATCAGCATGCAAAG atgGAAGCGAGATTACATCCCTTTGACTCAGTAATGGTGAACCCTGAATCTCATTTTCAGATGGAAGCGAGATTGCATCCCTTTGATCCT TTTTTTGGCCCATTTGCTCTGCTTCAGGAATCTCATGAAACTTCTGTTAAGGTGGATCATTTACCTCGTGGAATAGTTGAAGCAAGTTCTGATATGGAATTAAAGCCTCTATGGTTGACAAGGGGTGCAAAGTTAAAG GATAGTGACCAGATTCATCAGAACCTATTGGCAATTCCTGCTGGtattaaacaaaaacaaaatgtgGATGCCATTGTTCAGAAG TTTTTTTCAGAGAATTTTACAGTTATTCTCTTCCACTACGATGGTAATGTGGATGGTTGGCATGATTTCCACTGGAGTAACAAGGCATTACATATAGTTGCTCGTAACCAAACCAAATG GTGGTTTGCAAAGCGTTTTCTACATCCAGATGTTGTATCTACTTATGATTATATATTCATTTGGGATGAAgatttgggagtagagaatttcCACCCAGGAAG GTACTTGAAAATTATGCAATCAGAAGGATTGGAGATATCTCAACCAGCTTTAGACCCAAATTCatcagaaatacatcacagtatCACTCTCCGCAAGAAGAGGAGGAAGGTTCATAG AAGAATCTATGATAAGCGAGGGAGTGTAAGATGTTCAGAAGCCAGTCAGGAACCCCCATGCACAGG ATGGGTGGAGGGGATGGCACCAGTATTTTCAAGAGCTGCTTGGCGGTGTGCCTGGCATCTTATTCAG AATGATCTCATACATGGATGGGGAATGGATATGAAACTTGGTTATTGCGCTCAG GGTGACCGGAGAAAGAAGGTGGGCGTCATTGATAGTGAATTTATCTTCCATCAAGGAATACAGACTTTGGGTGGATCATCAGGAAAAAAG GCATCCAAAGTCATACAGCCTTCTGTAGACACTGCACAG AGACTACGCAGGCCAGCACTCGACTTGCGCTCAGAG CAACAGATTGAAGGTACTCAATCAACATAG
- the LOC131231194 gene encoding uncharacterized protein LOC131231194 isoform X5 produces the protein MGMQAIHGVKMRLLQFMGILCTVMFYIVYRTTKCQYQHAKMEARLHPFDSVMVNPESHFQMEARLHPFDPFFGPFALLQESHETSVKVDHLPRGIVEASSDMELKPLWLTRGAKLKDSDQIHQNLLAIPAGIKQKQNVDAIVQKFFSENFTVILFHYDGNVDGWHDFHWSNKALHIVARNQTKWWFAKRFLHPDVVSTYDYIFIWDEDLGVENFHPGRYLKIMQSEGLEISQPALDPNSSEIHHSITLRKKRRKVHRRIYDKRGSVRCSEASQEPPCTGWVEGMAPVFSRAAWRCAWHLIQNDLIHGWGMDMKLGYCAQGDRRKKVGVIDSEFIFHQGIQTLGGSSGKKASKVIQPSVDTAQRLRRPALDLRSEIRKQSASELGIFQKRWDRAASEDKDWVDPFRGRTKGSQSQTHNLL, from the exons ATGGG AATGCAGGCAATCCATGGCGTTAAGATGAGATTGCTGCAGTTCATGGGAATTTTATGTACAGTCATGTTTTACATTGTATATAGGACCACAAAATGTCAGTATCAGCATGCAAAG atgGAAGCGAGATTACATCCCTTTGACTCAGTAATGGTGAACCCTGAATCTCATTTTCAGATGGAAGCGAGATTGCATCCCTTTGATCCT TTTTTTGGCCCATTTGCTCTGCTTCAGGAATCTCATGAAACTTCTGTTAAGGTGGATCATTTACCTCGTGGAATAGTTGAAGCAAGTTCTGATATGGAATTAAAGCCTCTATGGTTGACAAGGGGTGCAAAGTTAAAG GATAGTGACCAGATTCATCAGAACCTATTGGCAATTCCTGCTGGtattaaacaaaaacaaaatgtgGATGCCATTGTTCAGAAG TTTTTTTCAGAGAATTTTACAGTTATTCTCTTCCACTACGATGGTAATGTGGATGGTTGGCATGATTTCCACTGGAGTAACAAGGCATTACATATAGTTGCTCGTAACCAAACCAAATG GTGGTTTGCAAAGCGTTTTCTACATCCAGATGTTGTATCTACTTATGATTATATATTCATTTGGGATGAAgatttgggagtagagaatttcCACCCAGGAAG GTACTTGAAAATTATGCAATCAGAAGGATTGGAGATATCTCAACCAGCTTTAGACCCAAATTCatcagaaatacatcacagtatCACTCTCCGCAAGAAGAGGAGGAAGGTTCATAG AAGAATCTATGATAAGCGAGGGAGTGTAAGATGTTCAGAAGCCAGTCAGGAACCCCCATGCACAGG ATGGGTGGAGGGGATGGCACCAGTATTTTCAAGAGCTGCTTGGCGGTGTGCCTGGCATCTTATTCAG AATGATCTCATACATGGATGGGGAATGGATATGAAACTTGGTTATTGCGCTCAG GGTGACCGGAGAAAGAAGGTGGGCGTCATTGATAGTGAATTTATCTTCCATCAAGGAATACAGACTTTGGGTGGATCATCAGGAAAAAAG GCATCCAAAGTCATACAGCCTTCTGTAGACACTGCACAG AGACTACGCAGGCCAGCACTCGACTTGCGCTCAGAG ATCCGGAAGCAGTCGGCATCTGAGCTGGGGATTTTCCAGAAGCGGTGGGACCGGGCTGCCAGTGAAGACAAGGACTGGGTCGATCCGTTCCGAGGCCGCACCAAAGGAAGTCAAAGCCAGACGCACAACCTTCTCTGA